The following nucleotide sequence is from Apium graveolens cultivar Ventura chromosome 4, ASM990537v1, whole genome shotgun sequence.
AAGGAGTGTGTTATTTTCGATCGTTGGTGGAATAAAGTTGATTATTTTCTAGCTTTCACATCTCCCATATACAAAATGATTAGGTTAGCCGATACAGATATTTTTTGTTTGCATCTTGTTTACGACATATGGGATAGCATAATTAAAAAAGTGAGGGAGAAAATTTTCAAGGAAGAAAGGTTGAATATAAAAGATAGTGAATCAAAATTTTTTAATAACATTCAAAATATTTTGGAGACCGGGTGGAACAAGAGTAATACCCTTCTACATTGTATGGCTCATTCTCTTGTCCCTCGATATTATAGTGAAGCTTGGCTAAAAAGTGCTGGTGGAATTATTTCTAGAGTTGCACCTAATGAAGACCTTGAAATATCTCTTAATAGATCCAAATATATCAAGAAAATGTTCACAAATTCggaaaatttaagaaaaataaatgCTGAATATGGGATGTTTTCGGGGGATTtgggattttttttaaaatctcaTGTGATAGAAGCTAGAGTTCATGAGGAGCCTTTGAGTTGGTGGGCTAGCAATGGGTCGGAAACACCCATGTTCCAGGCCTTGGAATTTAAGTTGCTCTCACAGGCGGCTTCTTCCTCTTGTTGTGAGAGGAATTGGAGCTTGTTTTCAAACATTAAAAGCATCAAGAGGAACAATATAGCGTCTACTAGAACCAGAGATCTTTTTTTTGGGCACAACAATTTAAGGTTGTTATCTCGGAAGAGTGAAGAATGTAAAAAAGGACCCTCCAAATATTGGGATATTGTTAAGAACCTAAACTACTATCTACTACTGCAGTATTgctaatataattttttaaatttgaatttgatttgtAAATGAATAGTTGGcttgttaatttttaatttttgtattaGACGATGATTCGCTTAATGTTGATGATGACTACGCTGAAATATTTGCCAACATATTCCTTGATGATCGTGATGTTGAGGGGACCATGTTCAGTGAGGATGAGGGTGCATGAGGGAGCCAGGTAGAGTAGTAGCAGACTAGCAGTAGCTTGCATTTGGATATAGTGTTCAGTTTATTtgtttttctttaaaaaaattgtCGTTGTGGCTCTTTTAATTTGGTTTTTGATGTTGTTCCTGACTTCAGATTGATTTAAATGTGGTTTGCGTTTGCTACTTTAAATATGATCTGATACTTGTTGTTGTTATTCATGGATTTACATTTGATTAATGAAATATGTATTATCTTTCCCAATTTAATTATTCTacttgttgttgtt
It contains:
- the LOC141719213 gene encoding uncharacterized protein LOC141719213, which gives rise to MAQRMLLVKSALETTVLDPNWKAFRKSNLESKANHVKECVIFDRWWNKVDYFLAFTSPIYKMIRLADTDIFCLHLVYDIWDSIIKKVREKIFKEERLNIKDSESKFFNNIQNILETGWNKSNTLLHCMAHSLVPRYYSEAWLKSAGGIISRVAPNEDLEISLNRSKYIKKMFTNSENLRKINAEYGMFSGDLGFFLKSHVIEARVHEEPLSWWASNGSETPMFQALEFKLLSQAASSSCCERNWSLFSNIKSIKRNNIASTRTRDLFFGHNNLRLLSRKSEEYDDSLNVDDDYAEIFANIFLDDRDVEGTMFSEDEGA